A part of Onthophagus taurus isolate NC chromosome 7, IU_Otau_3.0, whole genome shotgun sequence genomic DNA contains:
- the LOC111418868 gene encoding uncharacterized protein — translation MEKSLIKEVIELYKENKWMDIIDKNPNVTNEEARKLLWVWPSFKNLEFIKEKLNEFNMNGISSIGCGCGLLEWIISKSTRLEVIGYEINEIWWTSKYCIPQFINLTYVENNNYILKSNLALVFCYFNDSEAFNDYVNNYEGNLIFIIGPGEGRGTHTDPSPFKPNFQTNNWVLNDYQEIKTTKDFIAVYIRYNNLIC, via the exons atggaaaaaagtttaataaaagaagtaaTCGAGctgtataaagaaaataagtgGATGGatattatcgataaaaatccGAATGTAACAAACGAAGAAGCCAGAAAATTACTATGGGTTTGGCctagtttcaaaaatttagaatttattaaagaaaaattgaacGAGTTTAATATGAACGGTATTTCATCGATTGGTTGTGGATGCGGTTTGTTAGAAtggatcatttcaaaatcaaCAA GATTAGAAGTTATTGGATATGAAATTAATGAGATATGGTGGACAAGTAAATATTGCATCcctcaatttataaatttaacttacgtagaaaacaataattacatACTCAAATCAAATTTAGCTTtggtattttgttattttaatgacTCAGAAGCTTTTAACGATTACGTAAATAATTACgaaggaaatttaatatttataataggCCCAGGAGAAGGAAGAGGAACACACACAGATCCATCACcatttaaaccaaattttcaaactaaTAATTGGGTATTAAATGATTACCAAGAAATAAAAACGACAAAAGATTTTATAGCGGTTTATATTAGATATAATAATCttatttgttaa